The nucleotide sequence caattattaatgatttaatattagtatcataatttcagaaaaatataatgtgatggttattaaactctttactaatttcaagctataataatattataatattataataattatttgttgacaaaaaaattagaatatttgcTTCACATTTTTGTGtcaaaagatcaaatcaatttatcctaatataatttaaagatataaaacaacatgatattttatctttctttaatagtaatcattaatacaatttattgcatattaattctttaaaatgtaactccaatgatatttgaaaattttttaaaacaaatctttcatcatatgaatacactttaatgtattaactgtaatacaatttgtgttttaatatttgttaatattttattaacagttACTCTCTTTAATGCATGGTAAAAGCAATTTGTAACCCACTAcatgatattaaatattaaattttaatatattttccatataaggaataatcaaacttaatgatttaattaatactattttaaatatgtcaCTTACAGTTTtctaatgaaataaatagatagaaaatcaagaaagtcaacatatatgaaaatcttcttatatatatgatttgaacaTGAGAACAATTCTGAAATGCTCTTGACAAGATCGATTTTATGTTGATATGTGTATTGATATGAAAGAAGAAGCTATTGTtgtgtaatttatcataatttaataggaTTTTAGAGGAAGTATGGAACTGACTAACTTTATTGTCTActcaatgaaagaaaatattatatgattttaaaacgtgtgaaaattaaggtttataaaattacattaaggcttaatcataatcatgtatttaaactatttcatttctcatccaagatatgatttttattatgatattttcttttattataaaatagtgtgtttttttactttaaggATGAAggacaaattaaataaaatgtaagaaaaatgtttaaaatagatgtatcaaatatcagttatttattagtaaatgttatagaatattacatttcttatcatatacataatatgagattttattataaaataatttgattttgtttgataaaaaaatttaagatataaaagtggatttaaaaatatatgtcaattgtACTAATATTAGGAAGAGAACTATGACTATTTGgaattgaaaatgatataaatttgttaaataataaaatagaaataaaagatgaCAGGTGTCGGTAAAAGAGAATACCAAATGTTGCAATGTgagtaaaagttagaaaaaaccttctcttattatataagatatatatatatatatatatattgattcgGCGGATAATTTTCCTTGTTTTAGGGTCATGTTGGTGAAGCTTCGGTTGGAGCTGCTTATCAAGAAATGTGCCACGAAGGTTTTCAAGTCTGTGAAGCCTGAGGAACAAATGTAAAtccaaacaaacattgaaagaTTTGCTTAAAATGTTCAAATTGTCTAGATTTTAGTATCTGTGTTAACTCTTATATTGTCTCTTGGTTCATCTCAGATCAAGAGACGTAAATAAAGGATACATGCAGCTGGCTCTGACAGAAGTAGATCTCAAATGAAACTTCATCAAAGTATCTTTCCAacttaatttacatattttcttatttttacagattgtaaaaatatatcatattaagACTTGTTTCTacggattcttttttttttttttttttttgagtcatGCTAGTATTATTGGTGAAGCTTTGGTTGGAGATGCTTCTCAAGAAATGTGGCACGAAGGTTTTCAATTCTGTGAAGCCTGAGGAACAAATGAAACTCCTAGCAAACCTTTCATTGAAAGGTTTGCgtaaaatgatcaaatttgtcTAGATTTTCAAATCAAGAAACGTAAGGAAAGGATACATGCAGCTGGCTCTGACAGAAGTAGATCTGAAATGAAACTTCATCAAAGTATCTTTCCAACTCAATTTACAAATGTTCTCATAGAAGATTCTGAATGCTCAAGTACTGATGTTCTTGGTTTCTGTTTTTCAGGGATAATCGGTGGAATATGTTCTGATTTTTTGGATGAAGACAAGGACAACGTTAACGACTATACGGATTCGGAGTTGCATGGCCGTAGAAagacttcttatttttttaagtcGAGTGCATTAATATTGGTTTGCCATGCGTTTGGATCAACTTATATGACTTGTTGGTGATATATTGCAGATCCAAGATTAATCTGAACCAGAGTCATCTTGAAGTTGATGTGTCAGATGATGAACTGTTGATGGATTGATACAAAACAAGATCAGCTCTTTGATCACGTGAGGTTTGCAAATAGAAACTTGATTCAGATGACAACCCAGATGTGGAAGAACTTCAAATCATCCATGAAGGAGAGAAATCTAAAAGGAAGGGAATATCTAATGCAGATCTGGatgccaaaagaaacaaaggtaGCCGTATCTCTGTAAACTCACCAAGTAAGAACCAAAAGCGATTGAAAATTCGAAGGAAAAATTATCGAAATCTAGGATCATCCTTCTCTCTGTACTTCATTTTTATCATGAATTAACTCTAGTGCTTATACAAGCTGTTTTCGTTTATTTTACTGGTTGGTGTCAATTATTCAGGGTTAGAAACATTGGTGTTTACTTGCAATCAGCTTCTGAACCTGGACCCTCACGGATTCACAAGGTTAAAGGCTGAATACTGTGTTATCCCCAAGGACATAATATGATTTCAACTAACCTCATACACCAGTACCAAATCATATAAGGTATAACTATCTTTACTTGTCTTGCATCACTATAGAGTCAGACCAGTATATAAGATAGAAGAAAGGTTTATTAGTCCTTACACTCGATAAGCCACAAACTCCCACTTCTAagttgtttcattttttctatCTTATGATTATGTGTTTGTAAACATATAATATTGCGTAATTCTCATACACTGTTATGCTTATTTCAGGCCTATCGCAATGGTTCTCTACAAGGGTTGGGCGTTATCTTCTTGTGTTTAAGTTGTTAACTCTATAAGTCTATAGAAGATTTTATAGTCTATAACTCTATATGACCGACCATGTGAGTctcaaaaaaagttttatatggCCGATGATGTCTATTATGataactttattttcttttcagttGAGTCTATAAATAAAATCTAGTTAGAGCAGTcgaaattctttttaaaatacagtTTTACATACATAGTTGATTGCTTTATTTTCCTGTTGTCAGTCTGTTCTTGGTGGAACCTGTGCCATTCCTGGTGCTTTTGGCTGTGGGAAAGCTTTTATCAGTCAGGCACTTTCCAAAGTAGGTCGTGATACTCTGGTTCTGTTCCACTTAATTACTGGATATTTTTTGCATTTCCAAAGCTAATTTGTTCTTATATACATAGTACTCCAACTCCGATGCTGTTGTGTATGTTGGTTGTGGGGAGAGAGGAAATGAAATGGCTGAGGTATATCTCTCTCATTCTGaatctgcatatatatatatatatattgttcataCTATTTTCACATTTGATCTGATGGTTTCTCATAAATTAGGTTCTTATGGACTTCCCACAATTGACAATGATGTTGCCTGATGATCGTGAGGAAGCGGTCATGAAACGTACTGCACTTGTTGCCAACACCTCTAGCATACCTGTGGCTGCTCTTGAAGCCTCAATCTACACAGGTAGCGTTCAGAAATACATATTTAATAGGTTGCGTTTCACCTTTGctatatggattttttttttttgttatttgtccTTTGCTATATTGCTTTGTTTCTAGGCTGAAATGACAGTGGATATCATGCCTATATAGCAGCACATTTAGCATTTTTCTGTGAACGTGCTGGTAAAGTAAAATGTCTCGGTGGACCAGAAGGTTATGGAAGTGTACAGTTTTCAGATCATGTGACTTCTGCAACCCCTAGTATTGTGCAGGTATTTTAGTTCAGTTTGTTGAAACTGCAAAAGTAAGTATATATACAACTGTGTGGCTTCAACAACTCCTTTGTAATGATCTTCCAATCAATAAAAAGATTTTTCGacgaaaggaaagaaaaatgtttaactCAAATTGAACCGGACACCGAATGAAAAGAGTAGAAAACACCGAAATTTCAATCTCTGTAACGGTAGACGTTTTTTTTCCGAATTGAAGCAACTGACGACATATTCATTCGAATTATCTAACCGAAAATGTCATCAATAGCAACCTACTCAACATCTCATTGACTAATAATGATCCAAAACCAATTAAGTATTTCGTCTATACATGCGTTTCAGTTTTCTAGAATCAAGCAATGTGCTCTTCCTTCTCCCTGTACAACCTTGTTGCATAGATAGTTTTTCTTGAAGTAGAACTTCAACCAAGCTTTTGAGATAGAGTTGCCACAAGATCTTCCCGAGCTTTCTCTAAAGCACTTGGGAGATTTTCAGGCTTNNNNNNNNNNNNNNNNNNNNNNNNNNNNNNNNNNNNNNNNNNNNNNNNNNNNNNNNNNNNAATCATAATcatgtatttaaactatttcatttctcatccaaaatatgatttttattatgatatttttttattataaaatagtgtgtttttttactttaaggATGAAggacaaattaaataaaatgtaagaaaaatgtttaaaatggatgtatcaaatatcagttatttattaggaaatgttatagaatattacatttcttatcatatacataatatgagattttattataaaataatttgattttgtttgataaaaaaatttaagatataaaagtggatttaaaaatatatgtcaattgtACNNNNNNNNNNNNNNNNNNNNNNNNNNNNNNNNNNNNNNNNNNNNNNNNNNNNNNNNNNNNNNNNNNNNNNNNNNNNNNNNNNNNNNNNNNNNNNNNNNNNNNNNNNNNNNNNNNNNNNNNNNNNNNNNNNNNNNNNNNNNNNNNNNNNNNNNNNNNNNNNNNNNNNNNNNNNNNNNNNNNNNNNNNNNNNNNNNNNNNNNNNNNNNNNNNNNNNNNNNNNNNNNNNNNNNNNNNNNNNNNNNNNNNNNNNNNNNNNNNNNNNNNNNNNNNNNNNNNNNNNNNNNNNNNNNNNNNNNNNNNNNNNNNNNNNNNNNNNNNNNNNNNNNNNNNNNNNNNNNNNNNNNNNNNNNNNNNNNNNNNNNNNNNNNNNNNNNNNNNNNNNNNNNNNNNNNNNNNNNNNNNNNNNNNNNNNNNNNNNNNNNNNNNNNNNNNNNNNNNNNNNNNNNNNNNNNNNNNNNNNNNNNNNNNNNNNNNNNNNNNNNNNNNNNNNNNNNNNNNNNNNNNNNNNNNNNNNNNNNNNNNNNNNNNNNNNNNNNNNNNNNNNNNNNNNNNNNNNNNNNNNNNNNNNNNNNNNNNNNNNNNNNNNNNNNNNNNNNNNNNNNNNNNNNNNNNNNNNNNNNNNNNNNNNNNNNNNNNNNNNNNNNNNNNNNNNNNNNNNNNNNNNNNNNNNNNNNNNNNNNNNNNNNNNNNNNNNNNNNNNNNNNNNNNNNNNNNNNNNNNNNNNNNNNNNNNNNNNNNNNNNNNNNNNNNNNNNNNNNNNNNNNNNNNNNNNNNNNNNNNNNNNNNNNNNNNNNNNNNNNNNNNNNNNNNNNNNNNNNNNNNNNNNNNNNNNNNNNNNNNNNNNNNNNNNNNNNNNNNNNNNNNNNNNNNNNNNNNNNNNNNNNNNNNNNNNNNNNNNNNNNNNNNNNNNNNNNNNNNNNNNNNNNNNNNNNNNNNNNNNNNNNNNNNNNNNNNNNNNNNNNNNNNNNNNNNNNNNNNNNNNNNNNNNNNNNNNNNNNNNNNNNNNNNNNNNNNNNNNNNNNNNNNNNNNNNNNNNNNNNNNNNNNNNNNNNNNNNNNNNNNNNNNNNNNNNNNNNNNNNNNNNNNNNNNNNNNNNNNNNNNNNNNNNNNNNNNNNNNNNNNNNNNNNNNNNNNNNNNNNNNNNNNNNNNNNNNNNNNNNNNNNNNNNNNNNNNNNNNNNNNNNNNNNNNNNNNNNNNNNNNNNNNNNNNNNNNNNNNNNNNNNNNNNNNNNNNNNNNNNNNNNNNNNNNNNNNNNNNNNNNNNNNNNNNNNNNNNNNNNNNNNNNNNNNNNNNNNNNNNNNNNNNNNNNNNNNNNNNNNNNNNNNNNNNNNNNNNNNNNNNNNNNNNNNNNNNNNNNNNNNNNNNNNNNNNNNNNNNNNNNNNNNNNNNNNNNNNNNNNNNNNNNNNNNNNNNNNNNNNNNNNNNNNNNNNNNNNNNNNNNNNNNNNNNNNNNNNNNNNNNNNNNNNNNNNNNNNNNNNNNNNNNNNNNNNNNNNNNNNNNNNNNNNNNNNNNNNNNNNNNNNNNNNNNNNNNNNNNNNNNNNNNNNNNNNNNNNNNNNNNNNNNNNNNNNNNNNNNNNNNNNNNNNNNNNNNNNNNNNNNNNNNNNNNNNNNNNNNNNNNNNNNNNNNNNNNNNNNNNNNNNNNNNNNNNNNNNNNNNNNNNNNNNNNNNNNNNNNNNNNNNNNNNNNNNNNNNNNNNNNNNNNNNNNNNNNNNNNNNNNNNNNNNNNNNNNNNNNNNNNNNNNNNNNNNNNNNNNNNNNNNNNNNNNNNNNNNNNNNNNNNNNNNNNNNNNNNNNNNNNNNNNNNNNNNNNNNNNNNNNNNNNNNNNNNNNNNNNNNNNNNNNNNNNNNNNNNNNNNNNNNNNNNNNNNNNNNNNNNNNNNNNNNNNNNNNNNNNNNNNNNNNNNNNNNNNNNNNNNNNNNNNNNNNNNNNNNNNNNNNNNNNNNNNNNNNNNNNNNNNNNNNNNNNNNNNNNNNNNNNNNNNNNNNNNNNNNNNNNNNNNNNNNNNNNNNNNNNNNNNNNNNNNNNNNNNNNNNNNNNNNNNNNNNNNNNNNNNNNNNNNNNNNNNNNNNNNNNNNNNNNNNNNNNNNNNNN is from Camelina sativa cultivar DH55 chromosome 20, Cs, whole genome shotgun sequence and encodes:
- the LOC104770622 gene encoding V-type proton ATPase catalytic subunit A-like, with amino-acid sequence MTDHSVLGGTCAIPGAFGCGKAFISQALSKYSNSDAVVYVGCGERGNEMAEVLMDFPQLTMMLPDDREEAVMKRTALVANTSSIPVAALEASIYTG